In Armatimonas rosea, a single genomic region encodes these proteins:
- a CDS encoding DUF1684 domain-containing protein, with product MQTYSDELAAFRKSQEEELTKDGGWLSVVGLYWLSEGDNALPPALRSLGKLVRQGETVRLYTPEGERRLLRPNSDEKLAKGSVTAFILQRGKRFGVRVYDRESPARKNFKGQHWYAPDEAYKLTAEFHPYPQGKTLAITNVLGDTQPVPCPGYVTFPLNGRLCRLEAQGTPTGLFFNFRDLTSGKTTYPAGRFLETEKPTNGKVVLDFNKAVNPPCAFTEFATCPLPPVANYLKIEIPAGEKKTH from the coding sequence ATGCAAACCTATTCCGACGAGCTGGCGGCGTTCCGAAAATCGCAAGAGGAGGAGCTCACCAAGGACGGTGGCTGGCTGAGCGTGGTGGGGCTCTACTGGCTGAGCGAGGGCGACAACGCTCTGCCGCCCGCGCTACGCAGCCTCGGGAAGCTCGTGCGGCAGGGGGAGACGGTGCGGCTCTACACGCCTGAGGGCGAGCGGCGCCTGCTGCGGCCCAATAGCGACGAAAAGCTGGCCAAGGGCTCGGTGACGGCGTTTATTTTGCAGCGCGGCAAGCGGTTTGGGGTGCGGGTCTACGATCGTGAGAGCCCGGCTCGCAAGAACTTCAAGGGCCAGCACTGGTATGCCCCGGACGAGGCCTACAAACTCACGGCGGAGTTCCATCCCTACCCGCAAGGCAAGACCCTCGCGATCACCAATGTCCTCGGCGACACCCAGCCCGTCCCGTGCCCCGGCTATGTCACCTTCCCGCTCAACGGCAGGCTCTGTCGGCTCGAGGCGCAAGGGACACCGACCGGGCTCTTCTTTAACTTCCGCGACCTGACCAGCGGCAAGACAACCTATCCCGCCGGGCGCTTTCTTGAGACCGAGAAGCCCACCAACGGGAAGGTGGTGCTGGACTTCAACAAGGCGGTCAATCCCCCCTGTGCCTTCACGGAGTTCGCGACCTGTCCGCTACCTCCTGTTGCCAACTACCTCAAGATTGAGATTCCCGCGGGGGAGAAGAAGACCCACTAA
- a CDS encoding prepilin-type N-terminal cleavage/methylation domain-containing protein: MSRATSLRRGFTLIELLVVIAIIAILAAILFPVFAQAREKARTIACLSNTKQIGNALLMYLQDYDEALPAPDWGAVTATSGPERSAFAWAGGGTVPPGPNLPCWADLFMPYIKSTDVFKCPDDGTGNPSAGGVFYKGKPISYGLNTYFYRTPEGNFFGTNYNGSASYAKMANPASKIYIAEVESGRGQELVYPARPWALTRHTQGSNYLYADGHAKWHKMPSWSTTTTFWNDLPTATATQYQQWFPWTDAEEKW, translated from the coding sequence ATGTCTAGAGCCACCTCCCTGCGGCGAGGCTTTACCCTGATAGAGCTTCTTGTCGTCATTGCCATTATCGCCATCTTGGCCGCGATCCTCTTCCCGGTCTTTGCTCAGGCGCGGGAGAAAGCCCGCACGATTGCCTGCCTCTCCAACACCAAGCAGATCGGCAACGCGCTCCTAATGTACCTTCAGGACTACGACGAAGCCCTGCCCGCGCCGGACTGGGGTGCCGTGACTGCCACCAGCGGCCCTGAGCGGAGCGCCTTCGCTTGGGCGGGTGGGGGAACCGTTCCCCCCGGCCCGAACCTTCCTTGCTGGGCGGACCTCTTCATGCCCTACATCAAGAGCACCGATGTCTTCAAGTGCCCCGATGATGGCACGGGCAACCCCAGCGCAGGCGGCGTTTTCTACAAGGGCAAGCCCATCTCCTACGGCCTCAACACCTACTTCTACCGCACGCCGGAGGGCAACTTCTTTGGGACCAACTACAACGGCAGCGCGTCGTATGCCAAGATGGCCAACCCCGCCAGCAAGATCTATATCGCTGAGGTGGAGTCCGGACGCGGCCAGGAGCTGGTCTACCCGGCACGGCCTTGGGCGCTGACCCGCCACACCCAGGGGAGCAACTATCTCTACGCCGACGGCCACGCCAAGTGGCACAAGATGCCTAGCTGGAGCACGACCACGACCTTCTGGAACGACCTGCCCACCGCGACAGCAACTCAGTACCAGCAGTGGTTCCCCTGGACCGATGCTGAGGAGAAGTGGTGA
- a CDS encoding DUF1579 family protein — MPFRQDKPAPQDKKDPQSFEPRSGPGAGQKYMEQLVGNWEVLKTLSPPGRDPVKSKGKCRQTMIHGGRFLQSEFTFEQPDGSKSTGLGVLGYEPTTDTFTSTWTDSRSTKISLRQSKDKFNGKEIFLFGKTLENGGADARHSRTWSRLEDGGKTLVHSQYVPGPDGKEFVIMELRMTRR; from the coding sequence ATGCCCTTCCGACAAGACAAGCCTGCCCCCCAGGACAAGAAAGACCCGCAGTCGTTCGAGCCGCGCTCGGGGCCGGGGGCGGGACAGAAGTACATGGAGCAGCTTGTGGGGAACTGGGAGGTGCTTAAGACCCTCTCCCCCCCCGGCCGCGACCCGGTCAAGAGCAAGGGCAAGTGCCGCCAGACCATGATCCACGGCGGGCGCTTCTTACAGTCCGAGTTCACGTTTGAGCAGCCCGATGGCTCCAAGTCCACCGGGCTTGGGGTGCTGGGCTACGAGCCGACCACCGACACCTTCACCAGCACCTGGACCGACTCGCGCTCCACGAAGATCTCCCTGCGCCAGAGCAAGGACAAGTTCAACGGTAAGGAGATCTTCCTGTTCGGCAAGACCCTGGAGAACGGGGGAGCGGATGCGCGTCACTCCCGGACCTGGTCCCGCCTGGAAGACGGTGGCAAGACCTTGGTGCACAGCCAGTATGTCCCCGGGCCGGATGGCAAGGAGTTTGTCATCATGGAGCTACGCATGACCCGCCGCTAG
- a CDS encoding DUF6062 family protein: MTDTLFLADFRRAAQSPTCPFCALRDTTTVRYIGSLLTELTLAADIHQRLARSRGFCSAHATTVQALVRQRGGEGGGVATLYSSVLQSVRAELAAGLVEAPLTPTKSRWRRTAPPTLGASLATRLEPQGPCLLCEHAEENDAFALGQLVEDLSEQGGQAPLAQLYQASPGACLPHFQRLLRLSHDEPSVRWLTETQLAKWELLESELEAYRLGRREGSEKKESWERTLAQLSP; the protein is encoded by the coding sequence TTGACCGATACCCTCTTTCTTGCCGACTTTCGCCGCGCGGCGCAGAGCCCCACTTGCCCCTTCTGTGCCCTCCGCGACACCACCACCGTGCGCTATATCGGCTCTTTGCTCACGGAGCTGACTCTCGCCGCCGATATCCACCAGCGGCTCGCACGCTCACGGGGGTTTTGCTCGGCTCACGCCACCACCGTTCAGGCCCTGGTTCGCCAGCGCGGCGGCGAGGGGGGCGGTGTCGCGACCCTCTACTCCAGCGTGCTACAGAGTGTCCGCGCCGAGCTGGCTGCCGGTCTCGTAGAAGCCCCCTTGACCCCCACAAAATCGCGCTGGCGCCGCACCGCTCCCCCCACCCTTGGGGCGAGCCTTGCCACACGCTTGGAGCCACAAGGTCCCTGCCTGCTCTGTGAGCACGCGGAAGAAAACGATGCCTTCGCGCTCGGGCAGCTTGTCGAGGATCTGAGCGAGCAGGGTGGCCAAGCCCCTCTCGCCCAGCTCTACCAGGCGAGCCCCGGTGCCTGCCTGCCCCACTTCCAGCGCCTGCTCCGCCTCTCCCACGACGAGCCCTCGGTACGCTGGCTCACCGAGACGCAGCTTGCCAAGTGGGAATTATTAGAGTCCGAGCTGGAGGCCTACCGCCTGGGAAGACGGGAGGGCAGCGAAAAAAAAGAGAGCTGGGAGCGCACGCTCGCCCAGCTCTCTCCGTAG